In Cicer arietinum cultivar CDC Frontier isolate Library 1 chromosome 7, Cicar.CDCFrontier_v2.0, whole genome shotgun sequence, a single window of DNA contains:
- the LOC101492533 gene encoding uncharacterized protein, translated as MENKTMFRDIETMMEKKKSTPFNPKVHFTLNVILAQVAPHFYTNEKLSQIEELRQSVCQETNSPLILQNSMKEEKLDNSKKRCCSSDEGSTSYGERRVKPNIINENESSQLPKLPIHVMDKITKLNGTKVRYVMCKKLFKTDLNVNNNRLSMPLNKITCDFLTEREKKILDTKEEDKPLGLEVIVLDSSFREFTMSLKMWKMHKKSKMQPTSVYNLIKNWKLLLL; from the coding sequence ATGGAGAATAAAACAATGTTTCGAGATATAGAAACTAtgatggaaaagaaaaagagcACTCCTTTCAATCCAAAAGTTCATTTCactttaaatgttattttagcACAAGTTGCTCCACATTTCTACACCAATGAAAAATTATCACAAATTGAAGAACTACGTCAAAGTGTTTGTCAAGAAACAAATTCACCTCTTATTTTACAAAACTCTATGAAAGAAGAGAAATTGGATAATAGCAAGAAGAGGTGTTGCTCAAGTGACGAAGGTAGCACGTCTTATGGAGAAAGAAGAGTGAAACCAAATATCATAAACGAAAATGAATCATCACAACTACCAAAATTGCCTATTCATGTCATGGACAAGATCACAAAGTTGAATGGTACTAAAGTAAGATATGTTATGTGCAAGAAGTTGTTTAAAACGGATCTCAACGTAAATAACAATCGTCTTTCAATGCCACTTAACAAAATCACATGTGATTTTCTCACTGAGAGGGAGAAGAAGATATTAGATACAAAGGAAGAAGATAAACCTCTTGGGTTGGAAGTGATTGTGTTGGATTCTTCGTTTAGAGAATTTACTATGTCTTTGAAAATGTGGAAGATGCACAAAAAGTCAAAGATGCAACCGACTAGTGTTTATAATCTTATTAAGAATTGGAAGCTTCTTTTGTTGTAA